In Rana temporaria chromosome 3, aRanTem1.1, whole genome shotgun sequence, a single window of DNA contains:
- the LOC120933209 gene encoding uncharacterized protein LOC120933209, translating to MYGNVDIVSPTGFDENELKRCPSEHSNIYLQDESLYEPIRSTEKTDPGHLWRLSSTGSSVEETGLRWGHSPPRQGCYERSKFLFVLCFGGLMLILTLCVLGIILPKYSSMKTEFEFLKEEQKKLASLGSFHVYSESHEKCAEVRSSSSPLLFELTASECSTDSFSQFFRWLPRGRLMSTKKGLCVGVEKQRTNQPLRLYECDNERVLNWVCTNETLLGVEGQSLFFNFGNNREGIIMLYWGTGVWSRWKARSAEGKLQNGTCVQCCA from the exons AG AGCACAGCAACATCTACCTACAGGATGAAAGCTTATATGAGCCAATACGCAGTACAGAAAAAACTGATCCAGGGCATCTGTGGAGATTATCTTCTACAGGGAGCAGTGTGGAGGAAACTGGACTTCGCTGGGGCCATAGTCCACCAagacaag GTTGTtatgagagaagcaaattcttgtttGTTTTGTGCTTCGGTGGTCTAATGCTCATCTTGACTCTGTGTGTTCTCGGAATCATTCTACCAAAAT aTTCTTCTATGAAAACAGAATTTGAATTCTTAAAAGAGGAACAGAAAAAATTGGCATCTCTGg GTTCTTTCCATGTTTATAGTGAATCTCATGAAAAGTGTGCTGAAGTACGCTCCTCCAGCTCTCCACTTCTGTTTGAACTTACTGCCTCCGAATGTTCCACAGATTCTTTCTCTCAGTTTTTCCGCTGGCTCCCAAGAGGAAGGCTTATGAGCACAAAGAAGGGACTATGTGTAGGTGTAGAGAAACAACGCACAAACCAGCCACTGCGACTCTATGAATGTGACAATGAAAGGGTACTTAACTGGGTTTGTACCAATGAAACTCTGCTGGGTGTTGAAGGACAAagtcttttttttaactttgggaATAATCGAGAAGGGATCATCATGCTTTATTGGGGCACTGGTGTATGGAGCCGCTGGAAAGCACGAAGCGCTGAAGGGAAGCTTCAAAATGGAACTTGTGTTCAGTGCTGTGCTTAA